The Benincasa hispida cultivar B227 chromosome 9, ASM972705v1, whole genome shotgun sequence genome has a segment encoding these proteins:
- the LOC120086408 gene encoding transmembrane 9 superfamily member 7, whose protein sequence is MKKAGKVPLPSPNLTTVFLVLLLISSVHSFYLPGVAPRDFQTGDSLPVKVNKLSSTKTQLPYDYYYLNYCKPKEITNNAENLGEVLRGDRIENSVYTFKMREEQSCTVVCRVTLDADSAKNFKEKIDDKYRANMILDNLPVAVLRQRMDGNPSTTYEHGFLVGFKGNYAGSKEEKYFINNHLSFRVMYHKDPDTDLARIVGFEVTPNSINHEYKEWNDKNPQLLTCNKDTKNLIQGSTVPQEVDTNKEIVFTYDVSFKESDIKWASRWDTYLLMNDDQIHWFSIINSLMIVLFLSGMVAMIMMRTLYRDIANYNQLDAQDEAQEETGWKLVHGDVFRPPINSGLLCVYIGTGVQIFGMTLVTMIFALLGFLSPSNRGGLMTAMVLLWVFMGLFAGYSSARLYKMFRGTEWKKITLKTAFMFPGILFSIFFVLNALIWGEQSSGAVPFGTMFALFCLWFGISVPLVFVGSYLGFKKPAIEDPVKTNKIPRQIPDQAWYMKPVFSILIGGILPFGAVFIELFFILTSIWLNQFYYIFGFLFIVFIILLITCAEITIVLCYFQLCSEDYHWWWRSYLTAGSSALYLFLYSVFYFFSKLEITKFVSGILYFGYMVIVSYAFFVLTGTIGFYACFWFVRKIYSSVKID, encoded by the exons ATGAAGAAGGCCGGCAAGGTTCCGTTACCTTCACCAAATCTCACCACCGTTTTCCTCGTCCTGCTTCTTATATCCTCCGTCCACTCCTTCTACCTCCCCGGCGTCGCTCCTCGGGATTTCCAGACT GGTGATAGTCTTCCTGTCAAAGTGAACAAATTATCATCCACAAAAACACAGCTCCCATATGATTACTACTATTTAAATTATTGCAAGCCCAAAGAAATCACTAATAATGCAGAAAACTTGGGAGAAGTTCTCCGAGGTGACCGCATTGAGAATTCTGTCTATACT TTCAAAATGAGGGAGGAACAGTCTTGTACTGTTGTCTGCAGAGTTACTCTTGATGCTGACTCTGCAAAGAATTTCAAGGAGAAAATTGATGACAAGTATCGAGCAAACAT GATCTTGGATAACCTTCCTGTTGCCGTTCTTCGTCAAAGGATGGATGGAAATCCATCAACAACTTACGAACATGGTTTCCTTGTTGGATTTAAAGGGAATTATGCTGGG AGCaaagaggaaaaatattttattaacaatCACTTGAGCTTTAGAGTCATGTATCACAAGGACCCTGACACCGATCTGGCTCGAATTGTGGGTTTTGAGGTTACTCCTAAcag TATTAATCATGAATATAAGGAGTGGAACGACAAGAACCCACAGCTACTTACGTGTAATAAGGACacaaaaaatttaattcaaGGCAGCACTGTTCCCCAAGAAGTTGACACTAACAAGGAGATTGTGTTTACATATGATGTTTCATTCAAG GAAAGTGATATTAAATGGGCTTCTCGGTGGGACACTTACCTTCTCATGAATGACGATCAAATTCACTGGTTCTCCATTATAAACTCTCTGATGATTGTTCTCTTCCTCTCTGGCATGGTGGCCATGATCATGATGAGAACTCTGTATAGAGATATTGCCAACTACAATCAGTTGGATGCCCAAGATGAGGCTCAAGAGGAAACAGGATGGAAGCTTGTGCACGGAGATGTGTTTAGACCGCCCATCAATTCTGGTCTATTGTGTGTTTATATTGGCACGGGTGTTCAGATCTTCGGAATGACACTTGTAACTATGATATTTGCTCTGCTGGGTTTCTTATCTCCTTCCAACAGAGGAGGGCTAATGACTGCCATGGTCCTTCTGTGGGTTTTCATGGGTTTATTTGCTGGCTATTCATCAGCTCGTTTGTACAAAATGTTCAGGGGAACTGAATGGAAGAAGATTACGTTGAAAACGGCCTTTATGTTTCCTGGTATTCTTTTTTCGATCTTCTTTGTCCTCAATGCCCTGATCTGGGGGGAGCAGTCATCTGGGGCAGTGCCATTTGGAACAATGTTTGCTCTTTTCTGCTTGTGGTTTGGTATATCAGTACCACTGGTGTTCGTTGGCAGTTACTTGGGCTTCAAAAAGCCAGCAATTGAAGATCCTGTGAAGACAAACAAGATTCCTAGGCAGATACCCGATCAAGCATGGTACATGAAGCCAGTCTTCTCCATACTCATTGGGGGTATTCTTCCATTTGGGGCCGTCTTTATCGagctcttcttcatcttgacaTCGATATGGCTCAACCAATTCTATTACATATTTGGCTTCCTCTTCATTGTATTTATCATCCTTCTGATTACTTGTGCGGAGATAACAATTGTGCTGTGCTACTTCCAGTTGTGCAGTGAAGATTACCACTGGTGGTGGAGATCGTACTTGACTGCTGGCTCCTCCGCGCTATATCTTTTCCTCTACTCAGTATTCTacttcttctccaagttggaaATCACCAAGTTCGTTTCGGGGATTCTCTACTTCGGTTACATGGTTATCGTTTCATATGCATTCTTTGTCTTGACAGGAACCATTGGCTTTTATGCTTGCTTCTGGTTTGTTAGAAAGATTTACTCTTCCGTGAAGATCGACTGA
- the LOC120084452 gene encoding uncharacterized protein LOC120084452 — protein sequence MAALHSYLSRFFPNFPFRITNFSEGDIPMLLLCFFVFFTFSVLVLSFSIYKRVKKIEFEQQQQLISEPIEPERIDIGNSVADCGNGTDRTCLTHSLLFEILPPDSPKWASFFVEEGRGDLDLKSVGLNKEFGDSGQEQGGKRKKKRAKKKRANSQAGDESENWGTDVGTGSEQELTLLYPFTSSTSVIQRKIKRQYDELMKCQESKELTLAQVRQFANCLINARSKLQHKADVIHRKFTITKALLYKADRSSFDRLQQQIYKLELEQKRLEEDTFVYNWLQQQLKLSPAYKKMLEIGTCMELIQKSEKPTEKIDSEFTDISFEELLAQEKKDSFWQKNGKLRSCSS from the exons ATGGCGGCTTTACACTCATATTTGTCCCGTTTCTTCCCCAATTTCCCATTTCGAATTACTAACTTCTCTGAAGGAGACATACCCATGTTGTTATTATGCTTTTTCGTCTTCTTCACCTTCTCCGTCCTTGTTTTATCATTTTCTATTTACAAAAGGGTGAAGAAAATCGAGTTTGAACAGCAACAGCAACTAATCAGTGAGCCGATTGAGCCTGAGAGAATTGATATTGGGAATTCTGTGGCGGATTGTGGCAATGGAACTGACCGGACTTGTTTGACTCATTCGCTTCTCTTTGAGATCTTACCGCCGGATTCTCCAAAATGGGCAAGTTTCTTTGTTGAAGAGGGCCGTGGTGACCTAGATTTGAAGAGTGTTGGATTGAACAAGGAATTTGGGGATTCTGGTCAGGAGCAAGggggaaagaggaagaagaagagggcaAAGAAGAAGAGGGCGAATTCGCAAGCTGGAGATGAGAGTGAAAATTGGGGAACGGATGTTGGAACTGGTTCTGAGCAGGAATTGACTTTGTTGTATCCATTTACATCGTCTACTAGTGTGATTCAAAGGAAGATTAAACGGCAGTATGATGAACTAATGAAGTGTCAGGAATCAAAGGAATTGACATTGGCTCAG GTTCGACAATTCGCCAACTGCTTAATTAATGCTAGAAGCAAGCTGCAGCACAA AGCTGATGTTATCCACCGAAAGTTCACCATAACGAAAGCTCTGCTTTACAAGGCAGATAGATCCTCATTCGATCGCCTTCAACAGCAG ATATACAAGTTAGAATTGGAACAGAAGAGACTAGAGGAGGACACCTTTGTGTATAACTGGCTTCAACAACAGCTTAAACTGTCTCCAGCATACAAAAAG ATGCTAGAAATCGGTACCTGCATGGAGTTGATACAAAAATCTGAGAAGCCAACGGAAAAGATCGATTCTGAGTTTACCGACATATCGTTTGAAGAACTATTAGCACAAGAAAAAAAGGATTCGTTTTG GCAAAAGAATGGGAAACTGAGATCATGCTCAAGCTGA